In Streptomyces erythrochromogenes, the DNA window GCCAACAAGACCGTGTCCGACTGTGGCGCGATCCAGTGGGAGCCGCAGAGCGTCGAGGGCTTCAAGGGCTTCCCGGCCGCCGGCCCCGCCGACGGCAGGATATGTTCCGGAGGCCTCTCGCAGTTCGCCGAGCTCGACAACCCGCGCGGCGGCGCCTGGCCCACCACCAAGGTGACCAGCGGCCAGAGCTACGCCTTCCGGTGGCAGTTCACCGCCAACCACTCCACCACCGACTTCAAGTACTACGTCACCAAGAACGGCTGGACCGGCACCAAGGCCCTCACCCGCGCCGACCTCGAACCCCAGCCCTTTCTCACCGTCGCCTACAACGGCGCCCGCCCCGCCATGACCACCGTCCACCAGGGCGCCATGCCGAGCGGCAAGTCGGGCCGGCACCTGATCCTGGCGGTCTGGACCGTCAACGACACCCCGATGGCCTTCTACGCCTGCTCGGACGTTCAGTTCTGACGGTACGTCAGCTACCCTCCGGCGGCATGCGGACGACGACAGCACCCGAAACCGTCGCGGAGCTCATAGCGCGCCAATGGGGCGACCACCGGCCCGGGCTGAAACACGAAGATGGTGTCCTCACCCACCACCGGACCGCCCAGGAAGCCGCCGCACGCGCCGCGCTCCTCGTCGACCTCATGCCCGCGGAGGCCGAGCCGCACCTCGGGGTCCTGCTCGACAACACCCCCGAGTTCCCGTTCTGGCTCGGCGCGGCGGCCCTGGCCGGGGCCGCCGTCGCCGGGATCAACCCCACCCGGCGCGGCCCCGAGCTGGCCCGCGACATCCTGCACACCGACTGCCGGCTCCTGATCACCGAGCCCGCCCACCTGCCCCTGCTGCGCGGCCTGGACCTGCCGGGCGTACGGGTCCTGGTCACCGGCACCGAGGAGTACGAGGCCCTCCTCGCGCCCTACGCCGCAGCAAAGCCCGGCGAGGCCGCACTGCGCGCCCCCGGCCCCGACTCCCGCCTCCTCCTCTACTTCACCTCCGGCTCCACCGGCGCCCCGAAGGCCGCCATCTGCAGCCAGGGCCGGCTCGCGGCCGCCGGAGCCTCGCTGGCCCGCCAGTTCTCCGTCGGCCCGGACGACGTCCACTACGTCTGCATGCCGCTCTTCCACGGCAACGCCGTCATCGCCGACTGGCTCCCGGCACTCGTCGGCGGGGCCGCGGTGGCGCTGCGCAGGCGCTTCTCCGCCTCGGCGTTCCTGGACGACGTACAGGCCTACGGCGCCACCTACTTCACCTACGTCGGCCGGGCGATCCAGTACCTCCTGGCCACCGAGCCCCGCCCCGACGACCGCGTCCACCGCCTGCGGCTCGGCTTCGGCACCGAGGCCGGTGCGGTGGACGCGGCACGCTTCGCCGAACGCTTCGGGGTCCGCCTGGTGGAGGGCTACGGAGCCACCGAGGGCGGCGCCTCCGTCCAGCGGACGCCGGACACCCCGCCGGGCGCCCTGGGCCGGGCGGGCGCGGGGGACGACCTGGCGGTGATCGACCCGGAGACGGGCACCGAATGCCCTCCGGCCGTCCTGGACGGGGACGGCCGCCTCCTCAACGGCTCGGCCGCGATCGGCGAACTCGTCAACCGGGGCCGCAGCCTGTTCGAGGGCTACTGGCGCAACCCGGACGCGGAGGCCGACCGCACCCGCGACGGCTGGTACTGGACGGGCGACCTCTTCTTCCGCGACGCGGCGGGCTTCCTCTACTTCGCCGGCCGCACCGACGACCGGCTCCGCGTCGACAGCGAGAACCTCGCCGCGGCCGTGATCGAGAACATCCTGGCCCGCTGGCCGGACGCGGCCGCGGTGGCCGTCTACGGCGTCCCGGACGAGGTCGCCGGCGACCAGGTGATGGCGGCCCTGTCCCTCCGGGACGGTGCCGTGTTCTCCCCGGAGGCCTTCGAGGCCTTCCTCGCCCGCCAGCCGGACCTGGGCACGAAGATGGCCCCGCGCTACGTCCGCATCGTCCCGCGCATGCCGGTCACCGCGACGAACAAGGTCCACCGCGTGGCCCTCCGCCGCGCCGGCTTCCACTGCGAAGACCCGGTCTGGCACCGCACCCCTGCCGGGGGCTACACCGTTCTGACCGCCTCGGCCCGGTCCGCCCTCCTGGCCCGGTACGAAGCCCAAGGCCGCCGCGGCCTCCTGCAGCACCAGGCGCGCACCGCCGTTGCGGGGGCCCTGCCCCCGAACCCCCGCGCCTCGAACGCCGGCGAGGCTGGAACGGTCAGCTCCGCCGGCGATTGAGCAGGGGGCACCTCCCGGCGGTAGCCGGGGGAGGGTCCGGGCAGCGCCCGGGAAACGGAGAAAGGGCGGGGCGGGGAGAGAGCCCCGCGCAGCGGCCACCGCACCACTGCCCCGGATCCCGGCTCCGCGCAGCGACACAGCCGCAGCCGCCCGCCGGGGCCAGGGGTAGGGCCGGCCATACCCTCCGCCCGCCCCCTGGGGCCATGGTCACGGCGCGGGCACCGCCGTTAGCGTGCCCGCATGGACGATCACGCCAGCACCCCCTGGCAGGCCCTGGCCCGCGGCCGTTACCTCCGGTCCGCCTGGCCCTGGCGCGCCGCCGGGTACCTCGCCGGAGGCGCCCTCACCGGCCCGCCCCTCCTCCTCGGCCTCGTCCTGCTCGCCGCCGTCGGCGTCATCGCCTTCCCCCTCCTGGCCCTCCTCGGCCTCGCCGGACTCCCCACCGGCGCCGTCGAGCGCCGCCGCCTGCGGATCGTCGATGCCGACCCCGCCCCCACCCCCCACCGCACACCCGCCGAGCCCGGCCCCCTCGCCTGGGCCCGGCTGCGCTACCGCGAGCAGGCCACCTGGCGGGAGCTCGCCTACGCCGTCCTGCACGGCTTCGTGCTCTGGTGGGTCGACCTCGCCGCCGTCGCGGCCCTCCTCGGCCTGCCCCTCCTCCTGCTCACGACCCCGCTCCAGCTCGCCCTCGCCGCCGACGGCGAGGTCAAGGTGCTCAAGCTCTGGCTCGTCACCTCCCAGCCCGGGGCGTTGGCCTTCGCCGCCGCCGGAGCCGTGCTCCTGCCCGTGCTCCTCCACCCCCTCGGCGCCCTCGCCGGGGCCCGCGCCGCCCTGACCCGCGCCCTCCTCGCGCCCCGCGAGCGCGAGCTCCGCGCCCGGCTCGCCGAGGTCACCCGCTCCCGCGCCCGGCTCGTCGCCGCCTTCGAGTCCGAGCGCCGCCGGATCGAGCGCGACCTCCACGACGGTGCCCAGCAGCGGCTGGTCGCCCTCACCATGGCCCTCGGCCTCGCCCGCCTCGACGCCCCGCCCGGCCCGCTCGCCGACCGGCTGGCCACCGCCCACGCGGAAGCCGGCCGGGTCCTCGCCGAGCTGCGCGAACTGATCCACGGCATCCACCCCCAGGTGCTCACCGACTACGGCCTCACCGGCGCCCTCGCCGACATCGCCGAGCGCTCCGCCGTCCCCGTCGCCACCGACCTGTCCGCCGCCCTGCCGCGCCTGCCCGAGTCCGTCGAGGCCGCCGCGTACTTCGGTGTCTGCGAGGCCCTCGCCAACGTCGGCCGGCACAGCGGCGCCGGCCGCGCCGCCCTCACCGCCCGGCACACCGGCGAGGCGCTCCTGATCGACGTGAGCGACGACGGCCGCGGCGGCGCCGATCCGGCCACCGGCTCCGGACTGACCGGACTGGCCGACCGGGTCGCGGTCCTCGATGGCACACTGACGATCACCAGCCCGCCCGGCGGCCCCACCGTCCTGAGCCTGGAGATCCCGTGCCCGGTGAGCCCTTGAAGATCGTCCTGGCCGAGGACGGGGTCCTGCTCCGCGAAGGGCTCGTCGGTCTGCTGACGCGTTTCGGCCACGAGGTGGCCGCCGCAGTCGGGGACGCGGACGCGCTCCGCACGGCCGTCGCCGCCCACGACCCGGACATCGTCGTGACCGACGTGCGGATGCCCCCGGGCTTCGGCGACGAGGGACTGCGCGCCGCCGTGGAGCTGCGCACGGCCCGCCCGGCCCTGCCCGTCCTCGTGCTGAGCCAGTACGTGCAGCGCTCGTACGCGGCCGACCTGCTGGACTCCGGCGACGGCAGCGGCGTCGGCTACCTCCTCAAGGACCGGGTCGGTCATGTGGAGCAGTTCCTCGACGCGGTGGTCACGGTGGCCGGCGGCGGCACCGTGGTCGACCCGGAGGTCGTGCGCCAGCTGCTGCGCCGGCGGCGCGATCCGCTGGCCGCGCTGACCCCGCGCGAGCGGGAGGTGCTGGGCCTGGTCGCGGAGGGGAGGTCCAACGGGTCCATCGCCAGGGAGCTGGTGGTGTCCGAGGCGGCCGTGGGCAAACACATCGGGAACATCCTGGGAAAGCTGGACCTGCCGCCCGCCGAGGACACCCACCGCCGGGTGCTGGCGGTCCTCGCCTACCTGCGCGGGTAATGGTTTGGAGCACCCCCGAGGACCGGGTAGTATTTTCTCTGTCAGCAGGCGCCGCTAGCTCAGTTGGTTAGAGCAGCTGACTCTTAATCAGCGGGTCCGGGGTTCGAGTCCCTGGCGGCGCACCTGTCCTTCGGGCGGTTTCCGGTTCACCGGGAACCGCCCGCAGTGTTTTCCGGCCCGGACCGGCCCCGCCGGGCCCGGCGCAGTCCTAGAGCGTGAGCGACAGCAGCAGCGGTGCGGCCTTCCGGTTCAGGGTGTCGGCCGCGGCCCGCAACCGGTGCGCGTGCTCGACCGGCATCGACAGCGCCAGGCAGCCGACCGAGGCGCCCGCCGTGATCGGGACCGCCGCGCAGACCGTGCCTACGGCGTACTCCTGCAGGTCCAGCATGGGAACGGTGGCCGGCTGGGCGTCCAGCTTGGAGAAGAGGATCCGCTCGTTCACGATCGTCTTCGACGTGAGCCGGGCGATCTTGTGTCGGGACAGGTGGTCGCGCCGCCCGTTCAGGTCGAGCTGCGTGAGCAGGCACTTGC includes these proteins:
- a CDS encoding lytic polysaccharide monooxygenase auxiliary activity family 9 protein, with the translated sequence MPGRAGVAALGLGLVAGITLIGAPSASSHGYTDTPISRQKLCANKTVSDCGAIQWEPQSVEGFKGFPAAGPADGRICSGGLSQFAELDNPRGGAWPTTKVTSGQSYAFRWQFTANHSTTDFKYYVTKNGWTGTKALTRADLEPQPFLTVAYNGARPAMTTVHQGAMPSGKSGRHLILAVWTVNDTPMAFYACSDVQF
- a CDS encoding AMP-binding protein, with translation MRTTTAPETVAELIARQWGDHRPGLKHEDGVLTHHRTAQEAAARAALLVDLMPAEAEPHLGVLLDNTPEFPFWLGAAALAGAAVAGINPTRRGPELARDILHTDCRLLITEPAHLPLLRGLDLPGVRVLVTGTEEYEALLAPYAAAKPGEAALRAPGPDSRLLLYFTSGSTGAPKAAICSQGRLAAAGASLARQFSVGPDDVHYVCMPLFHGNAVIADWLPALVGGAAVALRRRFSASAFLDDVQAYGATYFTYVGRAIQYLLATEPRPDDRVHRLRLGFGTEAGAVDAARFAERFGVRLVEGYGATEGGASVQRTPDTPPGALGRAGAGDDLAVIDPETGTECPPAVLDGDGRLLNGSAAIGELVNRGRSLFEGYWRNPDAEADRTRDGWYWTGDLFFRDAAGFLYFAGRTDDRLRVDSENLAAAVIENILARWPDAAAVAVYGVPDEVAGDQVMAALSLRDGAVFSPEAFEAFLARQPDLGTKMAPRYVRIVPRMPVTATNKVHRVALRRAGFHCEDPVWHRTPAGGYTVLTASARSALLARYEAQGRRGLLQHQARTAVAGALPPNPRASNAGEAGTVSSAGD
- a CDS encoding sensor histidine kinase produces the protein MDDHASTPWQALARGRYLRSAWPWRAAGYLAGGALTGPPLLLGLVLLAAVGVIAFPLLALLGLAGLPTGAVERRRLRIVDADPAPTPHRTPAEPGPLAWARLRYREQATWRELAYAVLHGFVLWWVDLAAVAALLGLPLLLLTTPLQLALAADGEVKVLKLWLVTSQPGALAFAAAGAVLLPVLLHPLGALAGARAALTRALLAPRERELRARLAEVTRSRARLVAAFESERRRIERDLHDGAQQRLVALTMALGLARLDAPPGPLADRLATAHAEAGRVLAELRELIHGIHPQVLTDYGLTGALADIAERSAVPVATDLSAALPRLPESVEAAAYFGVCEALANVGRHSGAGRAALTARHTGEALLIDVSDDGRGGADPATGSGLTGLADRVAVLDGTLTITSPPGGPTVLSLEIPCPVSP
- a CDS encoding LuxR C-terminal-related transcriptional regulator, with product MPGEPLKIVLAEDGVLLREGLVGLLTRFGHEVAAAVGDADALRTAVAAHDPDIVVTDVRMPPGFGDEGLRAAVELRTARPALPVLVLSQYVQRSYAADLLDSGDGSGVGYLLKDRVGHVEQFLDAVVTVAGGGTVVDPEVVRQLLRRRRDPLAALTPREREVLGLVAEGRSNGSIARELVVSEAAVGKHIGNILGKLDLPPAEDTHRRVLAVLAYLRG